One window of Populus nigra chromosome 5, ddPopNigr1.1, whole genome shotgun sequence genomic DNA carries:
- the LOC133694940 gene encoding uncharacterized protein LOC133694940, producing MADLVKQILAKPIQLADQVIKVADEASSFKQECGELKSKTEKLATLLRQAARASSDLYERPARRIIEDTEQVLDKALILVIKCRANGLMKRVFTIIPAAAFRKMGSQLENSIGDVSWLLRVSASADDRDDEYLGLPPIAANEPILCLIWEQIAILYTGSVEDRSDAAASLVSLARDNDRYGKLIIEEGGVPPLLKLVKEGKLEGQENAARAIGLLGRDPESVEHMIVAGVCSVFAKILKEGPMKVQVVVAWAVSEFAANYPKCQDLFAQHNIIRLLVGHIAFETVQEHSKYAIVSKATSIHALVIASNNSNVTNDVNKQVVDEDQSRIPYPTRDKSPNQLHTVVTNTMAMNAATKRPLQKPGANTNGATVVNFAKSNGSNNLKQNYQPHHQHNHSISGVSVKGRELEDPATKANMKAVAARALWHLAKGNSPICRSITESRALLCFAVLLEKGPEDVQYNCAMALMEITAVAEKDADLRRSAFKPNSPACKAVIDQMLKIIEKADSELLIPCIRAIGNLARTFRATETRMISPLVRLLDEREAEVSREAAIALTKFACKENYLHLDHSKAIISAGGAKHLIQLVYFGEIIVQLAALPLLCYIALHVPDSEELAQAEVLTVLEWASKHSSMVQDEKLEALLPEAKSRLELYQSRGSRGFH from the coding sequence ATGGCGGACTTAGTGAAGCAAATCTTGGCAAAACCAATCCAGTTAGCTGACCAAGTGATCAAAGTCGCTGATGAGGCTAGTTCTTTTAAGCAAGAATGTGGAGAACTCAAATCCAAGACTGAAAAATTAGCAACCCTTCTTCGTCAAGCAGCAAGAGCTAGTTCTGATCTCTATGAGCGCCCCGCACGCAGAATCATAGAGGATACTGAACAAGTTCTTGACAAGGCCTTGATTCTCGTTATCAAATGCCGAGCGAATGGTCTGATGAAACGTGTTTTTACTATCATTCCTGCGGCTGCTTTTCGGAAAATGGGCTCTCAGTTGGAGAATTCTATTGGAGATGTGTCTTGGCTGTTGCGAGTGTCTGCATCAGCTGATGATCGTGATGATGAGTACTTGGGGCTCCCTCCTATTGCTGCAAATGAGCCAATTTTGTGTTTGATATGGGAGCAGATTGCAATTCTTTATACTGGGTCTGTTGAAGATAGATCTGATGCTGCTGCTTCCCTTGTTTCGCTTGCTAGAGACAACGATCGGTATGGGAAGTTGATTATTGAAGAGGGTGGAGTTCCTCCTTTGTTAAAGTTGGTGAAAGAAGGGAAATTGGAAGGTCAAGAGAATGCTGCAAGAGCAATTGGGTTGTTGGGTCGTGACCCGGAAAGCGTGGAGCATATGATTGTTGCTGGTGTTTGTTCAGTGTTTGCGAAAATACTCAAAGAAGGTCCTATGAAGGTCCAGGTTGTTGTCGCTTGGGCTGTGTCGGAGTTTGCTGCTAATTATCCTAAATGTCAAGATCTTTTTGCTCAGCATAATATAATCCGGTTGCTGGTGGGTCATATTGCGTTCGAGACGGTTCAAGAGCATAGTAAGTATGCTATTGTTAGTAAGGCTACTTCAATCCATGCTCTTGTTATTGCTAGCAATAATTCGAATGTTACTAATGATGTAAATAAGCAAGTAGTTGATGAGGATCAAAGTCGAATTCCTTATCCTACGCGGGATAAGAGCCCGAATCAATTGCATACTGTGGTCACCAATACTATGGCAATGAATGCTGCGACCAAGCGGCCTCTACAAAAGCCAGGGGCCAATACTAATGGTGCTACTGTTGTAAACTTTGCCAAGAGTAATGGTAGCAACAATTTGAAGCAAAATTATCAGCCCCATCATCAGCATAATCATTCAATTTCGGGGGTTAGTGTTAAGGGGAGGGAGCTTGAAGATCCTGCTACGAAGGCCAATATGAAAGCAGTGGCAGCAAGAGCACTTTGGCATCTTGCCAAGGGAAACTCTCCAATTTGCCGCAGCATAACTGAATCTAGAGCGCTCTTGTGTTTTGCGGTGTTATTAGAGAAGGGACCTGAAGATGTTCAATACAATTGTGCCATGGCTTTGATGGAAATCACAGCGGTTGCAGAGAAAGATGCTGATTTGAGAAGATCAGCGTTCAAGCCTAATTCACCGGCTTGCAAAGCTGTTATTGATCAAATGTTGAAGATTATTGAAAAAGCTGACTCTGAACTCCTCATTCCTTGCATCAGAGCTATTGGGAATTTGGCAAGGACATTTCGAGCAACAGAGACAAGGATGATCTCCCCATTGGTTAGACTTCTTGACGAGAGAGAAGCAGAGGTCTCTAGGGAAGCTGCAATTGCCCTCACAAAGTTTGCCTGCAAAGAAAACTACCTCCACCTCGACCACTCCAAGGCCATTATAAGTGCTGGAGGGGCGAAGCACTTAATCCAGCTTGTTTACTTTGGTGAAATAATTGTTCAGCTCGCAGCATTGCCTCTCCTATGCTATATTGCACTTCATGTCCCGGATAGCGAGGAGCTTGCCCAGGCAGAGGTTCTCACTGTCCTAGAATGGGCATCCAAGCACTCTTCCATGGTTCAAGACGAAAAATTGGAAGCATTGTTGCCAGAGGCTAAAAGTAGATTGGAGCTTTATCAATCCAGAGGTTCAAGGGGATTCCATTGA